CTCCAGTTAAaggcaattttatttcacacatttttaaCAAGACACAGCGTGCAGTATCCTCCCTGTATCAGTGTTTAAAACATTCATCTGTGTTTTTTCCACAGTGTCACAGCAGATCACACTTTCATTGGCTGCCTGTAAATTTTAGGTTAGAAGTTTTTTGATTGATAGTCTAAACTACCAGAACaaacaaagtaaataaaaatcaggAGAGAAAATTGCTGCTAAAGATTTCAAATGAAGAAGTTTAATATTTATCTTTCTCTATGCTCAACTACGTCATTtttaatatgtaaaatatgtatgtatGGATCAGTAGAAACACCATTGGTTTCCCAAACAGACCAGCAGCTGGGTAATCAGCTTATATTCAGTGAAGTTGAACCCTTTTCTTGCTGTATGTCACTTTGAGGGGATGCTTACTTTGCTGAAAACACCTTCACTAGCTGGGACCACATCCTCGGAAATGATGAGCGAAGAGGGATGAGGAAGTATGAACTggtgctgcggtttggggaaggcctcgaaggggattggcgacggctcccgggccgggcagatccccatgtactaacgAGAAGTGAATGAAGGAAgggaggagagaagaggagaagagagggaaaaagtGGGGGGAGGGTGGGGCATGGAAGTGAGAACAGCAGGTATTGGAGAAGGGGCATTTATAGTCTGAGGTCAGAAGGGGTGTGAAGGAggagtggtcccgctcctgaaattcagatgataTCCCCACTAAAACAGTAAAGTACTGTCTCAACGTCCTCTTGtagtaagaaaaagagaaacccaGACATCTTACACCTTTtcatcatttaatttttttttccaagcacACTTTTCCTTCATaccttgaaaaagaaaacatgacatGTCATGGTGTGTTTTCCAGATATTTCTTTAaacacagggggaaaaaaatccttaaaattttaaaatatttacaatGTAACGAAGCTCTGGCATGAAGCCCAACAGACAAAAACTGTACATCAGGAGTAATGAGCAACACTGGTTTGAGTGGACTACATCAAGCCGGGCCTGATGGCATCACTGAGTTCCTTTTGTAAGGATACGTCATGATAGAAGAACGTCCACATagaaaaatatgtgtgtgtgaagtctAACAAATCTATACAttgcataaaaacaaaagaaatattctAGTGAGTTGGCTTTCAAGTAGGTGGTTATAGAAAATGTTCAGTACTACGATAGAAAAGGTGCCTTTAGTTCGAAGGTGTCAACTTCTACTCCACAAAGCACAGAAGAAGAGCAGGAGGAGGTGTGGTGCTTTCTAAAGATTCAAGTGTTCATCGAGGTTGTTCTGTGTAATAGTTTGAATTTTTTCCTTTCCCCTCTTATAAGTTCGGGGTCTGAGTTCAGAAGCTTGTTACTGACACTTTTCCTACTTTGAAAAGGAGGTAATTCTTAGGTGAAGGTTAGAAGATTTAACTTTAACTTATCATCTCCTAACTAGTCCTAAGTTTGACTGCTGTCCTGTgttttcaacttaaaaataaaataataaaaaacccaaaacaaatatctgtacatTTTACATGTTCAGGTAAATATCAATAAAACACTTACATAATTATTCTTGGAAAAGCAACATTTTCTACAGCCTCACTATTCATTCAGGGGCAATCTCAGACGGGAGtgtaagcagcagcagcatcctcGTGTGGGGTGTGGTGGGGGTAGCGAATGTCAAGCTCATGCTTTAAGCTAACAAATGAGTCCTTAAATAATAGGTTTGGACACTAAACGGTAAACGTTTTTCCAATGGCAGCATGAATAATGAGTTTAAAGTAAATGATAATCTTTGTCATTTATCCAAACACCCCgcctaaacaaaacaaaaaatattgcagCAAGATAAATCCTAAAAGTTGGCGATACAAACTTTAGAAATAGTGTAAAGAAAGAGTATTTTTTGGGTGGTTGTAGGGTGAGTGTGTTAGGTTCTCTTGCTGCCCAGTCTCTTGAAAACACTGATAGCTTTAACGTCCATCTGGGCCCCCGCGGACTCTCCTCCCATTCCTGCTCCTCCGGTGCTGCTGCTCACCTTGGAGTTTGCTACGGTCGTCCTCTCCTGGGCTCGGGATCTGGTGCTggtcactctgttgtcctgtgTGTCAGCGGGTGTGGGCGACACACCGGTGTTTGAGTGTGTGGCGGGGGGCTTTCCCAGTCTCTGAAGAACACTAATCTTAGCAGGGGGGAGGCCATTTGGGGAAGGTGAGGAGGACGAGGTGGGTGTATCAGAGGGAGGTAGTTTGAATTTGCCGCCGAGGCGCCGCAAGGTGATGGGAGGTGCTTTTATCGCAGACTCTTTCTTCTGGAAGGAAGGGGGTTTCTTGAGGACGCCAGCATACTGGAGGACGGAGCCTTCTCCATCGCTGTTGTCCTCGTTCTCACCTGCGTTTCCAGCTCTCAGCTCATCtgcagtttcttcccctctgtcGAGGCGACTGAACACGCCGGTCGGCTGCAAACATATGAGCGCTATGAGCTCAGAACTCATCTTTAAGATGCGGAACACAGTTAATGTACATCGACGGGTCTCACCTTGTTACTGCCCGTCGTCGTGTCCGCCTTCGATTCAGCTCCAAGTCTCGCAAACACAGACGTGCGTTTCAAACCTTCATGAAGAGAAGAGCAAATAAgcaaaaaagatattttttccCAACAGATCAGTTTGATTACTTGGAAAACTAATCAGCTAAACAATACAGTGGAAGAGAGAAGGTGAAGAAATATTTGTCAGCACTACCTCTCTGTAGTTGTTGTTTAAAGTCTGTTAGTTTACCTTTGCTCAGTTTCTGTTATTCTACCATGAATTTGTATTAAGCATCGTTATAGTCGGTGTATGACTTATTGGATTATGTGCAAAAACAAGTCTCAGGAGATCgcagtgacctttgacccccaAAATGCAGCCTGTGTGCTTCTGGAGtcctccccccccccaaaaaaagggGGTTCTGATTTTTATGtcataaaaatgtttgaaagTATTGTTTTACAAAAGGTTTAAGAATactgcagaaaaaataaaacacctgtTTGAatctttataaatatattttttggttTATAATTACATGTTGGAAATTTTGACAGTATTCTCCATACATGTACTATGTTGAGaacttttgcttttattttgaaaactctCACTAAAGCCACACTGATTAgaattaaacaaacatttgaTTTGTTCTTTTCTTCTCACCCACAACAACCAGTTTTTCGTTTTCTTTcagaaaaatgagaaatgtgAATTTTAACAGTGTATCACTGGGCTTTATAttataatgtttcattttgcttTCCCATGTTTATATTCtagtgtttgttattttgtatgTGGGTTTTTGTAGAGTTGAGTGTAAATGTATCTGCCTGGAaaacattttggatcaactcCTGTTGTTTTAAGtcacctcaaaaaaaaaaacaaaaacaaaaacaaacctctTAATTTAATTGCTAACATGACAAACCAGTTAAAGCTGGGATAGGCAGTAAACACTGGCAAACATCCCAAGTTAGTTTAAGTGGTGTGAAAGAAAACAATAGACCCGTTTTCAGACTCTGAAGTCTTTCTCTGAAAGGGCGTTCCTGTTGGCTGTGTGGTCATATCACTTCAGATGGTGGAAACTTGATTCGGTGGTGGTAAATCCCACAGGAAGCATTTGCAACAACTGTAAACGCCGCAAACTAACTGAACCAGACAAAAAAGCTGCCTCAAAGAAGGCAATGAAACATGTGTCAACACTGACCTGGTCTTTTCACAGAAGGGAGTTACACCCAATTGCTAATAATTACTCTTTTCAGAGTACACCATTCTTCTATGTTGCAAACTTGATTTTCCGGTGAGTTTaatgcgctgcagtggtttgttaGATTGTGCCGGTAAATTTATCATGAAAGCAGCAGATGATTAGCTATAGCTGCAGGTAATTCATTTTCACTGCATCTTTAACAGGTAGAAAAGTGACATTTCCTTCATGAATTTAGAGAAAATCTGTTGAAGCTGAAGGACAGATCTGTAACACAATCCAAATGCAAGCTCATGCCAGGGAGGAAAAATCAGAAGAGCAAAAAGAAGTAAAATTTGGTTGATGTGAGACAAACGGGGGGGGGAAAGCAGTGTGAGGGGAAATACTGTTGGTACAGTGAGCAGGATTAGTAAAAACAAGGGCAGACGGTGAGGGTCAAACAGGCTCTGATCATCAGCACCTGATCAATAGTTGTAGTTTTTAGGAGGGAGATTCATTAGAGCTTCGGGTTTGATTAGTTGTTGTGAGTAACGCGTTAGTTAGGCGAGCTGTTGGCGAGGCCACCTCCTCAGGCCTACCTTTCTTGGCCTGCTGGGCCAGGATTCGGCGTGTGCGAGGAGTGGTGCCCTTGGGCATGTTGATGATGTACTTGCCTTCCATCTCAGCTGTTACGCGGCGACGCTTCACTACAGGCAGACCGTTCCCCTCGTCAGCTGGTTGGCGTATAACTGACAACAAATTGGGGAGCACGTAAGGAACAAACACGAGTAAGAAGAGGGCTTTCCTGGCTTCagggaaacaggaaacaggggACGGATGGGgtgaaacacaaacatacatttaTTTAATCTACCTGCTTTGTTACTCTTGTTTGCTTGCGTGTTGGACACTGTGACGGAGAGGCGGTTGTCAGGCCGGCGGGTTGGCGTGGCTGGTGGAGAGTCATGGCTCAAAGCGTTGGCGATCATGCGAGTGGCAGCTGAGGAACAAAATAAAAGATTGTTACAATCTTACTTCTTAAGtctatatgttttattttgtaccAAACAGATGAAAGACGGATGGGATTCACACTttcacaaaacattaaaaaagtaaCCTGAAAAATGTGCAGTTCACAGAGGGAGATAAatactaatttaaaaaatcttaaTAAATGAGGCGGAAGAATAAAGGAAAAGACAAGCCCAGGACCAAAACTGTAATTCTCATTAAAGCAACCCTAAGATAAGGCTGGCTAtctatctctctccctctccctctttctctctgggatattttttgttgttgttattttggggacTTTTTGGGCCAGTAAAAGTCTGTTCTACTCTCTTGGTGAATCCAAAAATAACACGTTGAACACTATAAAGCCACTTTTGGCTgttcccttattcacaaggggtcgccacagcaggcagctccacatgtttgatttggcagtgTTTTTAAACTGGTTGCCCATTCTGATGCAACCCCAAAGGAATGTGCGTCTCCTCCTGAGGTTGAACTCCGGATCTTTCACTCGTTAGGTCATCTTTTCCTTAACGTAAACAGCTTCAACCGCCCGATTACATctgcttcttcagttctgaatCATGGCAGGT
The genomic region above belongs to Oreochromis aureus strain Israel breed Guangdong linkage group 14, ZZ_aureus, whole genome shotgun sequence and contains:
- the c14h19orf47 gene encoding uncharacterized protein C19orf47 homolog isoform X2, translated to MASVTTATSEWIQFFKDAGIPAGLAVTYAVSFVDNRIQKNMLMDLSKDIMMDLGITVIGDIIAILKHAKQVYRQDMCKMATEAISSGQTSVQAELRRTANTPATRMIANALSHDSPPATPTRRPDNRLSVTVSNTQANKSNKAVIRQPADEGNGLPVVKRRRVTAEMEGLKRTSVFARLGAESKADTTTGSNKPTGVFSRLDRGEETADELRAGNAGENEDNSDGEGSVLQYAGVLKKPPSFQKKESAIKAPPITLRRLGGKFKLPPSDTPTSSSSPSPNGLPPAKISVLQRLGKPPATHSNTGVSPTPADTQDNRVTSTRSRAQERTTVANSKVSSSTGGAGMGGESAGAQMDVKAISVFKRLGSKRT
- the c14h19orf47 gene encoding uncharacterized protein C19orf47 homolog isoform X1 — its product is MASVTTATSEWIQFFKDAGIPAGLAVTYAVSFVDNRIQKNMLMDLSKDIMMDLGITVIGDIIAILKHAKQVYRQDMCKMATEAISSGQTSVQAELRRTANTPATRMIANALSHDSPPATPTRRPDNRLSVTVSNTQANKSNKAVIRQPADEGNGLPVVKRRRVTAEMEGKYIINMPKGTTPRTRRILAQQAKKGLKRTSVFARLGAESKADTTTGSNKPTGVFSRLDRGEETADELRAGNAGENEDNSDGEGSVLQYAGVLKKPPSFQKKESAIKAPPITLRRLGGKFKLPPSDTPTSSSSPSPNGLPPAKISVLQRLGKPPATHSNTGVSPTPADTQDNRVTSTRSRAQERTTVANSKVSSSTGGAGMGGESAGAQMDVKAISVFKRLGSKRT